In the genome of Methanocella sp., one region contains:
- a CDS encoding 50S ribosomal protein L40e — protein MARFPEAEARKLNVQICRKCNARNAIRATRCRKCGYTGLRPKKKELKA, from the coding sequence ATGGCGAGATTTCCAGAAGCCGAGGCAAGGAAGCTAAATGTGCAAATCTGCAGGAAGTGTAATGCGCGGAACGCTATTCGCGCGACTCGCTGCAGGAAGTGCGGCTATACCGGCCTGCGGCCTAAGAAGAAAGAGCTGAAGGCGTAA